A genomic stretch from Campylobacter lari subsp. concheus includes:
- a CDS encoding HIT family protein, with protein MEYLYAPWRDVYFNNKDKNFCPFCHCKHELNKDEKLGVIFRAKECFGIMNKFPYSPGHFMIIPYEHLENIEDLSDDTWLEISHFVRIGVKILKENFHAKGVNIGMNLGSAAGAGIAPHCHYHLIPRWQGDTNFITTIGQTRVCGSDLKKVYTTLCKAFKDYV; from the coding sequence ATGGAGTATTTATATGCACCTTGGAGGGATGTTTATTTTAACAATAAAGATAAAAATTTTTGCCCTTTTTGTCATTGTAAGCATGAACTTAATAAAGATGAAAAACTTGGGGTAATTTTTAGAGCTAAAGAATGCTTTGGCATTATGAATAAGTTCCCTTATAGTCCGGGTCATTTTATGATTATTCCTTATGAGCATTTAGAAAATATAGAAGATTTAAGTGATGATACATGGCTAGAAATTAGCCATTTTGTGCGTATTGGAGTTAAAATTTTAAAAGAGAACTTTCATGCTAAAGGTGTTAATATAGGTATGAATTTAGGCAGTGCAGCAGGAGCTGGCATAGCACCACATTGTCATTATCATTTAATCCCAAGATGGCAAGGCGATACAAATTTTATCACTACCATAGGACAAACTAGAGTTTGTGGGAGTGATTTAAAAAAAGTTTATACAACCTTATGCAAAGCTTTTAAAGACTATGTATAA
- the mnmH gene encoding tRNA 2-selenouridine(34) synthase MnmH, which translates to MYKEVDFENFLKFNFDLLIDARSPKEYKLAHIKSAQNYYALNDNEFEEIGTLYKKNKGLAKAKGASYICENMSKHINKIYQNYKIGSLVGTYCARGGKRSKAIALILAELGYRVVRLEGGYKAYRSYVSEFFTKDLNIEFLCLCGNTASGKSDLIQTLDNALNLEKLANHQGSSFGKIYGEQPSQKAFEDELFYFLKDYTHKTCFIEAESRQIGNLTIPLNLYNSMQKAKKIWCECDTNLRVQRVLKNYAPMDKKVFYQCVEKISPYISKDFKLRLCQNYEENNLELCVKMLFEYYDKVYKKPTKIDYFIDSSNLDEAKEYLMSLNS; encoded by the coding sequence ATGTATAAAGAAGTTGATTTTGAAAATTTTTTAAAATTTAATTTTGATCTTTTAATTGATGCAAGAAGTCCCAAAGAATACAAACTTGCTCATATAAAATCTGCGCAAAATTACTACGCACTTAATGATAATGAATTTGAAGAAATAGGCACACTTTATAAGAAAAACAAGGGCTTAGCTAAAGCAAAAGGTGCAAGTTATATTTGCGAAAATATGAGTAAGCATATTAATAAAATTTATCAAAATTATAAAATAGGCTCTTTGGTGGGAACTTATTGCGCAAGAGGTGGTAAAAGATCAAAAGCTATTGCTTTAATCTTAGCTGAACTTGGTTATAGGGTTGTAAGATTAGAGGGTGGATATAAAGCCTATAGAAGTTATGTGAGTGAGTTTTTTACTAAAGATTTAAATATTGAGTTTTTATGTCTTTGTGGTAATACAGCAAGTGGCAAAAGTGATTTAATCCAAACTTTGGATAATGCTTTAAATTTAGAAAAACTTGCTAATCATCAAGGATCAAGTTTTGGTAAAATTTATGGAGAACAACCAAGCCAAAAAGCTTTTGAAGATGAATTGTTTTATTTTTTAAAAGATTATACCCATAAAACTTGTTTTATAGAAGCTGAAAGCAGGCAGATTGGAAATTTAACTATCCCGCTAAATTTATACAATAGCATGCAAAAAGCTAAGAAAATTTGGTGTGAATGTGACACGAATTTACGTGTTCAAAGAGTTTTGAAAAACTATGCTCCAATGGATAAAAAAGTATTTTATCAATGTGTTGAAAAAATATCACCTTATATCAGCAAGGATTTTAAACTAAGACTTTGTCAAAATTATGAAGAAAACAATTTAGAACTTTGTGTAAAAATGCTTTTTGAATATTATGATAAAGTATATAAAAAACCTACAAAAATTGATTATTTTATCGATAGCTCTAATTTAGATGAAGCTAAAGAATATCTTATGAGTTTAAACTCATAA